The Apis mellifera strain DH4 linkage group LG8, Amel_HAv3.1, whole genome shotgun sequence genome contains a region encoding:
- the LOC113218959 gene encoding high mobility group nucleosome-binding domain-containing protein 5-like: MVTTSENDENRKYEIRKDEDHRTEGRQNHRESPESAEDSSERYKKYEDKGYRRYAHKYNDKVEEEEEEDVVSDGTHDNESHQSAKEGAADDASGKGGEKKFEKGGATEHEQGHHKSEGEKEKKVYKSWDENERANKGYQDKERQSNYYDEKDGDEKEHKEEGGYHEEHQKGEKGEKQAEFDEKGEHQKGYNTKGQHSVHEKDEFEKRTEFFDEFHEDGDMEKEGELYGEHKMSKGGHYKSGHHNEGDEEGKYGKEGKYAKGDHHYEDKGHKVNEGKDSHHEYKSMHGKKKDHKDGKKWSYKKGDDEKAGEKNH; encoded by the exons ATGGTCACAACTTCCGAGAACGACGAAAACAGGAAATATGAAATTCGTAAAGACGAAGATCATCGAACTGAAGGTCGGCAGAATCATCGGGAGTCGCCTGAAAGTGCAGAGGATAGTTCTGAAAGGTATAAAAAGTATGAAGATAAGGGATACAGAAGATACGCGCACAAGTATAATGATaaagtggaggaggaggaggaggaggatgttgTAAGCGATGGCACGCACGATAATGAAAGTCATCAGAGTGCGAAGGAGGGTGCAGCAGATGACGCAAGTGGGAAGGGTGGTGAGAAGAAATTTGAGAAGGGTGGAGCCACGGAACATGAACAGGGACATCATAAGAGCGAGGgtgagaaggaaaagaag GTCTATAAAAGCTGGGACGAGAACGAGAGAGCCAATAAGGGTTATCAAGACAAGGAACGGCAGAGCAATTATTACGATGAGAAGGATGGCGATGAGAAAGAGCACAAGGAAGAGGGTGGTTACCACGAGGAGCATCAGAAGGGCGAGAAAGGCGAGAAACAGGCGGAATTCGACGAGAAGGGTGAGCATCAAAAGGGTTACAATACCAAAGGACAACACTCGGTGCACGAAAAG gaCGAGTTTGAAAAGCGAACGGAATTCTTCGACGAATTTCACGAAGATGGGGATATGGAGAAGGAAGGTGAGCTGTATGGCGAGCACAAAATGTCCAAGGGTGGCCATTATAAATCGGGACACCATAACGAAGGCGACGAGGAGGGAAAGTACGGTAAAGAAGGCAAGTACGCGAAAGGCGATCACCATTATGAGGACAAAGGTCATAAGGTTAACGAGGGCAAGGATAGTCACCACGAATATAAAAGTATGCacgggaaaaagaaagatcatAAAGATGGCAAGAAATGGTCGTACAAGAAGGGTGACGATGAAAAAGCTGGTGAGAAGAATCATTGA
- the LOC102655697 gene encoding uncharacterized protein LOC102655697 translates to MDTFNDNLDTITYSNENANPVTPDVTSLYYEVPRTMEPNKVTITPQYDTRANQHAPKSLKTEQNPKSQNREYKYPVTTFKRKSSRIHITPNSSPTTSPSDISYSTKANRRKKARKRTKNKSLTKQEAKFLENDDNYPIPEKSINNEDRNKSRKLNLQIKSNIEPRPFSSVARSAEKSQESNLGKLINSEINFNVSDRNIHPNTVKINDDSSKIMDPLKISSSESKRKLYEEDSSTIKSSALFTSTDRNEFFKPNRDNPSYKNVQTTERNDFFDSESVTTQSNSYKNIPTTIDSTNPIVSTSTESNLYSPNHMYYYPPLLSTMAPLR, encoded by the exons atggATACTTTTAATGATAATCTTG ATACCATAACTTACAGTAATGAAAATGCAAATCCAGTAACTCCAGATGTTACCAGTCTCTACTACGAAGTACCACGAACTATGGAGCCCAATAAAGTAACAATAACTCCTCAATACGATACTAGAGCCAACCAACACGCTCCAAAATCACTGAAAACCGAGCAAAATCCAAAATCTCAAAACAGGGAGTACAAGTACCCAGTCACAACTTTCAAACGTAAATCTTCCAGAATTCATATTACGCCAAATTCTTCTCCTACCACCTCTCCAAGTGACATTTCTTATTCGACCAAAGcaaatagaagaaagaaagcgcgtaaacgaacgaaaaataaatctttaacgaAGCAAGAAgctaaatttttagaaaatgatgataattatCCTATCCCTGAAAAATCGATTAACAATGAAGATAGAAACAAATCAAGGAAATTGAACTTGCAAATCAAATCCAATATTGAGCCTAGACCATTTTCATCTGTGGCCAGATCTGCTGAGAAAAGTCAGGAGAGTAATTTAGGAAAGTTAATCAATAGtgagataaattttaacgtcTCTGATAGAAATATTCATCCAAATACTGTGAAGATCAACGATGATTCTTCAAAGATAATGGATCCACTAAAAATCTCTTCGTCcgaatcgaagagaaaattatacGAAGAAGATAGTTCTACAATAAAGAGCAGTGCTTTATTCACATCCACTGATCGTAACGAATTCTTTAAACCAAATAGAGACAATCcttcttataaaaatgttcaaacCACTGAGAGAAATGATTTCTTTGACAGTGAATCGGTGACTACTCAATCgaattcgtataaaaatattccaacgaCAATTGATTCAACGAATCCAATTGTATCCACTTCCACAGAATCCAATCTGTATTCCCCTAATCATATGTACTACTATCCGCCATTGTTGTCTACAATGGCGCCACTGCGATAA